A window from Bos indicus isolate NIAB-ARS_2022 breed Sahiwal x Tharparkar chromosome 1, NIAB-ARS_B.indTharparkar_mat_pri_1.0, whole genome shotgun sequence encodes these proteins:
- the DPPA2 gene encoding developmental pluripotency-associated protein 2, which translates to MAYSNYGKNFFEGPLDEENVILTLYPVNEEIIEDHQVEPGVSSTSQVKEEALNTNNQVPLPQTNELEEDCPSSSFRRSFCPLPTTLPPINDVSRDTLRNWCQQLKLSTDGQKIEVYRRLQEHAFPEKDQYIPKSSREARMHSCSRKHSMVTKRGSVQKRKMSESQERTNMVEVVTSPQVAMLAAWSRIAAKAVQPKAVNSRALRASESFLPQASGVRWCVVHGRPLLADTEGWVRLQFQAGQTWVPDTPRRMTSLFMLPACTFAPPDLEDNLLCPECTKRNKKIMKRLITMGRRKKPGLDTSTSLLSNGPRFKKE; encoded by the exons aatttctttGAAGGGCCtttagatgaagaaaatgtgattCTTACATTGTATCCAGTTAATGAGGAAATTATTGAAGACCATCAAGTGGAACCAGGTGTTTCCTCAACTTCACAAGTCAAAGAGGAGGCACTGAATACAAATAATCAAG ttcctcttcctcAAACAAATGAGCTTGAGGAAGATTGTCCAAGTTCTAGCTTTAGAAGATCATTTTGTCCCTTGCCGACCACACTGCCTCCGATTAACGATGTGAGTCGGGATACTTTGCGGAACTGGTGCCAACAACTTAAGCTGAGTACTGACGGCCAG AAAATAGAAGTTTATCGGAGACTCCAGGAACATGCTTTTCCTGAAAAAGATCAG TATATTCCTAAATCATCACGGGAGGCCCGAATGCACTCATGTTCAAGGAAGCACAGCATGGTGACCAAGAGGGGAAGTGTACAGAAAAGGAAGATGAGTGAGAGTCAGGAAAGGACTAACATGGTTGAGGTGGTAACTTCACCTCAGGTAGCCATGCTGGCAGCATGGTCAAGAATTGCGGCAAAGGCTGTTCAACCAAAGGCTGTGAATTCACGTGCCCTTCGTGCCTCTGAATCCTTTCTGCCACAAGCCTCAG GTGTCCGGTGGTGTGTGGTCCATGGCAGACCACTCTTGGCAGACACAGAAGGTTGGGTTCGCCTGCAGTTCCAAGCAGGTCAGACCTGGGTGCCTGATACCCCCAGGAGGATGACCTCCCTCTTCATGTTACCTGCCTGCACTTTTGCACCCCCAGACCTGGAAGACAACCTGTTATGCCCTGAATGCACTAAGAG GAATAAGAAGATTATGAAAAGATTAATCACaatggggaggaggaagaaaccTGGTTTGGATACATCAACATCATTGCTTTCAAATGGACCacgttttaaaaaagaataa